In a genomic window of Streptomyces sp. SJL17-4:
- the pelF gene encoding GT4 family glycosyltransferase PelF — translation MPSSGRHVTMLTEGTYPHVHGGVSTWCDQLVRGMPEVDFEILALTGSGREPVTWELPSNVTRHTAYALWGLPQGPTAPGLFAGARRPLRGRERRRFLDTYERLLLALLDPEAGYDFGTSLYELAELARQGRLTAALRSEPALRSLMWIWTMPHLPTLAARPTVHDALTATDLLEHALRPLAARISTDGVAHAVSSGLATLPALAAQHFEGVPFLLTEHGIYLRERYLGYRTEAQRWPVKALMLGFYRELNTLGYRKADLITPCNQYNRRWEERGGAPADRIRTVYNGVDPALFPEAGPEPETPTLSWCGRVDPIKDLETLIRAYAICRAELPALRLRLFGPVPAGNEDYLTRLEKLAAELGVTDGITFEGRISDVPSAYAAGSVVMLSSISEGFPFSLIEAMSCGRATVSTDVGGVREAVGDTGIVVPPREPAVMAAAVTALLSDGARRAELGRRARQRVIDRFTLHRSVDGFRQIYRELAGDRVRPEARPQVRPKPWPARLPAPRRITPTLVAGGTPA, via the coding sequence ATGCCGAGCAGTGGCCGTCATGTCACCATGCTCACCGAAGGCACCTACCCGCATGTCCACGGCGGCGTCAGCACCTGGTGCGACCAGCTCGTCCGCGGCATGCCCGAGGTCGACTTCGAGATCCTCGCCCTCACCGGCAGCGGCCGCGAACCCGTCACCTGGGAGCTGCCGTCCAACGTCACCCGGCACACCGCCTACGCCCTCTGGGGACTCCCGCAGGGTCCGACCGCGCCCGGCCTGTTCGCCGGAGCGCGCCGGCCCCTGCGGGGGCGTGAGCGCCGCCGCTTCCTCGACACCTACGAGCGCCTGCTGCTCGCCCTCCTCGACCCGGAGGCGGGCTACGACTTCGGCACCAGCCTGTACGAACTCGCCGAACTGGCCCGGCAGGGACGGCTCACCGCCGCCCTGCGCTCGGAGCCGGCCCTGCGCTCCCTGATGTGGATCTGGACCATGCCGCATCTGCCGACGCTCGCGGCCCGGCCCACCGTCCACGACGCCCTCACCGCCACCGACCTGCTCGAACACGCCCTGCGGCCGCTGGCCGCCCGGATATCCACCGACGGCGTCGCCCACGCCGTCTCCAGCGGCCTCGCCACCCTCCCGGCGCTCGCCGCACAGCACTTCGAAGGGGTGCCCTTCCTGCTCACCGAACACGGCATCTACCTCCGCGAGCGCTATCTCGGCTACCGCACCGAGGCACAACGCTGGCCCGTCAAGGCCCTCATGCTCGGCTTCTACCGTGAGCTCAACACCCTCGGCTACCGCAAGGCCGACCTCATCACCCCCTGCAACCAGTACAACCGGCGCTGGGAGGAGCGCGGCGGCGCCCCCGCCGACCGCATCCGCACCGTCTACAACGGCGTCGACCCGGCCCTCTTCCCCGAGGCCGGCCCCGAGCCCGAGACCCCCACGCTCAGCTGGTGCGGCCGCGTCGACCCCATCAAGGACCTCGAAACCCTGATCAGGGCGTACGCCATCTGCCGCGCCGAACTTCCCGCGCTGCGGCTCCGGTTGTTCGGCCCGGTCCCCGCCGGGAACGAGGACTACCTCACCCGCCTGGAGAAGCTCGCCGCCGAACTCGGCGTCACCGACGGGATCACCTTCGAGGGCCGGATCTCCGACGTGCCCAGCGCGTACGCGGCCGGCAGCGTCGTGATGCTCTCCTCCATCAGCGAGGGCTTCCCGTTCTCCCTCATCGAGGCCATGTCCTGCGGCCGCGCCACCGTCTCCACCGACGTCGGAGGGGTACGGGAGGCCGTCGGCGACACCGGGATCGTCGTCCCGCCCCGCGAACCGGCCGTGATGGCCGCCGCCGTCACCGCCCTCCTCAGCGACGGGGCCCGTCGCGCCGAACTCGGCCGACGGGCCCGGCAGCGGGTCATCGACCGGTTCACCCTGCACCGCTCGGTGGACGGCTTCCGCCAGATCTACCGCGAACTGGCGGGCGACCGGGTACGCCCCGAGGCGCGTCCCCAGGTCCGGCCGAAGCCCTGGCCGGCCCGACTCCCGGCCCCGCGCCGCATCACCCCGACCCTGGTAGCGGGAGGCACCCCGGCATGA